From Candidatus Hydrogenedentota bacterium, the proteins below share one genomic window:
- a CDS encoding PAS domain S-box protein, whose product MRTTKSRDVERSKGSRQVDVLIADDDSLLLKMLSRELIDKGFTCSTAIDGHEALTLLLGEDIDAALIDLDMPGLDGFGVLAAIQQQEINTIPIVLTGTGNVSAAVKAMKLGAFDFLEKPCNPELLAHAIRRAREYREAKVAWRRMRDLAEEWQATFDASPDPIIALDFAGRIIRCNRTAANIAGVDVNLLNGRKCHEALCGTPHSLAECPFTHHLQAAGPLSTEHDMWNGVFEFSSAPLLRNDGEAWGCLIVARDRMRHKLAERALRESEQRYRTLFMASRDAIMTLEPPSWRFTSANQACLDVFGCREKAEFVALGLGDLSPETQPDGRQSVEMAMEMIQKALNAGSHFFEWRHKRLGGEEFPATVLLTRTDLGDRTILQATVRDITEQRKHADDLRESEEKFRVMTNAAQDAILMMDGDGRITFYNSGAESIFGWTAGEVLGKDLHALLAPEQYRANYEAGMAHFRNTGQGQAVGKTLELTALRKNGLVFPIEISLSGVQVHGDWHAVGVIRDISARKLVEQNLQDALGESCARERQVAMLLKSARAILDCESFIESARQVFDACREVTGATAGYVALLSGEGEENEVLFLESGGAFCSVDPSLPMPIRGLRAEAYRLKCPVFENDFSQSEWVKFMPDGHVSLRNVLFAPLMLNDKAVGLLGLSNKDGDFTEEDARLAAAFGQQASVALRNVRSRDALRASEEKVRQIVDNISLGVSLIGPDMRIIEVNRKMREWFPDVEPGQLSVSHRAVADTSGDADPASSPIAATLADGHTHEATLSLHVNGETRSYRLVACPVHNSEGDVVSVIKMMDDITERRRLEQELGQAQKLEAVGRLAAGIAHEINTPTQYVGDNIEFLRIAYDNLTALIEVLRRMVSEASYGSVPSESLSEAKNLIDSMNLDYLVDQIPKAIEQSIEGVGRVSSIVQAMKEFSHPGTAEKVQVDLNQCIRSTVTVSRNEWKYVADLYTELDESLPCVLCLPGEFNQVILNMIVNAAHAIGEVVGDKAEYKGRITVSTQQKGNWAEVRISDTGAGIPKDILGRIFDPFFTTKGVGRGTGQGLAIARNVIVDKHGGTITVESEVGKGSTFIIRLPIHAPQADVQSDDTSILDLQARVR is encoded by the coding sequence ATGAGGACCACGAAGTCACGCGACGTGGAGCGGAGTAAGGGTTCGCGGCAAGTCGATGTTCTCATCGCAGACGACGATAGCCTGCTTCTGAAGATGCTGTCACGTGAATTGATTGACAAGGGCTTTACGTGCTCTACCGCTATTGACGGCCATGAAGCATTGACCTTGCTTTTAGGGGAAGACATCGACGCGGCATTAATTGACCTGGACATGCCCGGACTCGATGGGTTTGGCGTGCTCGCGGCGATTCAACAGCAAGAGATTAATACAATTCCTATCGTTCTGACAGGGACAGGAAATGTCTCGGCCGCTGTAAAAGCGATGAAACTGGGTGCCTTCGACTTCCTTGAGAAGCCCTGCAATCCCGAATTGCTCGCTCATGCCATTCGCCGCGCACGAGAGTATCGAGAGGCCAAAGTGGCGTGGCGGCGTATGAGAGACCTGGCCGAGGAGTGGCAGGCCACCTTTGACGCTTCCCCTGATCCCATAATTGCGCTCGACTTCGCGGGACGCATCATTCGATGCAACCGCACAGCAGCAAACATCGCCGGGGTCGACGTGAACCTGCTCAACGGTCGCAAGTGCCATGAGGCCTTGTGCGGTACGCCACATTCTCTGGCTGAGTGCCCATTCACGCATCACCTCCAAGCCGCTGGTCCACTCTCCACGGAACACGACATGTGGAACGGTGTCTTCGAATTCTCGTCCGCGCCTCTTTTACGCAACGACGGCGAAGCATGGGGCTGTCTTATCGTTGCGCGCGACAGAATGAGGCATAAACTTGCAGAAAGAGCTCTGAGAGAGAGTGAACAGCGGTATCGCACACTGTTTATGGCTTCACGGGACGCCATCATGACGCTGGAACCTCCTTCGTGGCGCTTTACATCAGCGAACCAAGCGTGTCTGGATGTGTTTGGATGTCGCGAGAAGGCAGAGTTTGTAGCACTCGGACTCGGAGATCTGTCACCTGAGACCCAACCTGACGGACGTCAGTCCGTCGAGATGGCCATGGAAATGATCCAGAAGGCCTTGAACGCAGGGAGTCATTTTTTCGAGTGGCGGCACAAACGACTTGGAGGTGAAGAATTTCCTGCGACAGTTCTCCTGACTCGGACGGACCTTGGCGACCGAACCATCCTTCAAGCTACCGTCAGGGACATTACGGAGCAGAGAAAGCACGCAGACGACTTACGGGAGAGCGAGGAAAAGTTCCGAGTAATGACGAATGCTGCGCAGGATGCGATCCTGATGATGGATGGAGATGGACGAATCACATTCTACAACTCCGGCGCCGAGAGCATCTTTGGTTGGACCGCGGGTGAGGTACTTGGCAAGGACCTTCACGCGCTGCTTGCCCCTGAGCAATACCGGGCTAACTACGAAGCGGGAATGGCACATTTCCGTAACACCGGTCAAGGGCAGGCCGTAGGGAAAACGCTGGAACTGACGGCTCTACGGAAGAATGGTCTTGTGTTCCCTATTGAAATCTCGCTTTCTGGAGTCCAGGTACACGGAGACTGGCATGCCGTCGGTGTCATCCGGGATATTTCTGCCCGAAAACTTGTTGAGCAGAACCTTCAGGATGCCTTGGGGGAATCGTGCGCGCGGGAGCGGCAAGTAGCCATGCTACTGAAGTCGGCGCGGGCTATCCTGGACTGTGAAAGCTTCATCGAATCGGCTCGCCAGGTCTTCGATGCGTGCCGCGAAGTCACCGGTGCTACGGCCGGCTATGTTGCTCTTCTATCAGGAGAGGGAGAGGAGAATGAGGTTCTCTTCCTAGAATCTGGTGGCGCTTTCTGTAGTGTGGACCCTTCCCTTCCCATGCCCATCCGCGGATTGCGCGCTGAAGCGTACCGTCTGAAGTGCCCCGTATTCGAGAATGACTTTAGTCAATCTGAGTGGGTGAAGTTTATGCCAGATGGGCACGTTTCGCTGCGCAACGTCTTGTTTGCCCCGCTCATGCTCAATGATAAGGCCGTAGGTCTGCTGGGGCTGTCAAACAAGGATGGTGATTTCACGGAAGAGGATGCGCGCTTAGCGGCGGCATTTGGCCAACAGGCGTCTGTTGCCTTGAGGAATGTCCGCTCGCGCGATGCATTACGTGCATCCGAAGAAAAGGTCCGGCAGATTGTCGACAACATAAGCCTTGGCGTCTCTCTAATCGGCCCGGACATGAGGATCATTGAAGTCAACCGTAAGATGAGGGAATGGTTTCCAGACGTCGAACCAGGTCAGCTGTCCGTTTCACACAGAGCCGTTGCGGACACGTCAGGCGATGCCGATCCTGCTTCATCTCCCATCGCAGCTACATTGGCGGATGGTCATACGCACGAGGCGACTCTCAGTCTGCATGTCAATGGGGAAACTCGCAGCTATCGTCTTGTTGCGTGTCCTGTTCACAATTCCGAAGGAGATGTAGTGTCGGTGATTAAGATGATGGATGACATCACAGAGAGGCGGCGGCTTGAGCAGGAATTGGGACAAGCACAGAAATTGGAGGCTGTGGGACGTCTGGCGGCGGGCATTGCGCACGAAATCAACACGCCCACGCAGTATGTGGGCGACAACATCGAGTTTCTACGGATTGCGTACGATAACCTCACCGCGCTGATTGAGGTGCTTCGTCGCATGGTAAGTGAGGCATCGTATGGCAGTGTTCCTTCGGAGTCCCTTTCCGAGGCGAAGAACTTGATAGATTCAATGAACTTGGACTATCTCGTCGATCAAATACCGAAGGCAATCGAGCAGTCCATTGAGGGAGTGGGTCGCGTCTCGTCCATCGTTCAGGCTATGAAAGAGTTTTCGCACCCGGGAACCGCTGAAAAGGTGCAAGTTGATCTGAATCAGTGTATCCGAAGCACGGTCACTGTCTCGCGTAACGAATGGAAGTACGTAGCTGACTTGTATACTGAGCTGGATGAAAGCCTTCCTTGCGTACTCTGCCTTCCCGGTGAGTTCAACCAAGTCATTCTCAACATGATTGTAAATGCAGCACATGCCATCGGGGAAGTCGTGGGAGACAAGGCGGAGTACAAAGGCAGGATTACGGTGAGTACCCAGCAAAAAGGCAACTGGGCCGAGGTGCGCATAAGCGACACCGGCGCGGGCATCCCCAAGGACATACTGGGCCGCATATTTGACCCTTTCTTTACGACGAAGGGCGTGGGTCGTGGAACGGGACAAGGACTTGCAATCGCGCGCAACGTAATTGTGGATAAGCACGGAGGAACGATCACCGTCGAAAGCGAGGTAGGGAAGGGAAGTACGTTCATTATACGGCTACCAATCCATGCTCCGCAGGCAGATGTACAGTCAGATGATACAAGCATATTAGACCTTCAGGCACGGGTTCGTTAG
- a CDS encoding HDOD domain-containing protein yields the protein MKHILFVDDEPNILEGLQRMLFPFQHEWRIGFASGGQEALDIMQREHFDVIVTDMRMPGMDGAKLLEIVKKRQPDAIRFVLTGQSDTATLYRTVGEAHQFLTKPCKPTLLKECVDRAFAIRDLLQSDSLRAVVSQIESLPPMPQTYAKLCEKLRSPDVSAKDVGLLMESDLAMTAKVLHLVNSAFFGFRQRVSSASQAVALLGFETIKALVLMTGLFSNVQERKLPSGFSFDRLWQHSLKVGSYAQMIALAESASKDSVNDAYTAGLLHDCGELVLAAACQEDFTHAYDYAMVNGVRQSEAEKELLGCTHAEIGAYLLGIWGLPHPIVEAVAYHHRPTEFIGAGFSPVTAVHVADALAWSNSVGNAEYPLPEVDHAYLAGLGMDGRYEAWRAACEALDSRGGG from the coding sequence ATGAAGCACATTCTATTTGTGGACGACGAACCCAATATTCTCGAGGGGTTGCAGCGCATGCTGTTCCCCTTTCAACACGAGTGGCGCATTGGATTTGCCTCTGGCGGACAAGAAGCTCTCGATATTATGCAGCGAGAACATTTCGACGTTATCGTTACGGATATGCGCATGCCGGGAATGGACGGAGCGAAGCTGCTGGAGATCGTCAAGAAACGACAACCCGATGCTATCCGGTTCGTACTGACCGGCCAGTCCGATACAGCAACCCTCTACCGTACGGTAGGAGAGGCCCATCAGTTTCTCACCAAGCCTTGCAAGCCTACATTGCTGAAAGAATGTGTGGACCGCGCTTTCGCCATTAGGGACCTGCTCCAGAGCGATTCGCTGCGGGCTGTAGTGTCTCAGATTGAAAGCCTGCCGCCAATGCCTCAGACCTATGCCAAACTTTGCGAGAAGCTTCGTTCTCCCGATGTTTCAGCTAAAGACGTGGGGCTTCTAATGGAAAGCGATCTCGCGATGACGGCCAAGGTGCTTCATTTAGTGAATTCTGCCTTCTTCGGGTTCAGGCAGCGTGTCTCCAGCGCATCTCAGGCGGTAGCCCTATTGGGATTCGAGACAATTAAAGCGCTTGTGCTGATGACGGGCCTGTTTTCAAATGTGCAGGAAAGGAAGCTACCTTCGGGGTTTTCCTTCGACAGGCTATGGCAACACAGCTTAAAAGTGGGATCCTATGCACAGATGATCGCTCTCGCCGAGAGTGCATCCAAGGATTCAGTCAACGATGCCTACACGGCGGGCCTTCTGCACGATTGTGGAGAACTTGTCCTGGCTGCTGCTTGTCAAGAAGACTTCACTCACGCATACGACTACGCCATGGTCAACGGGGTGCGCCAATCAGAGGCCGAAAAGGAGTTGCTCGGCTGTACGCATGCAGAAATTGGGGCGTATTTGCTCGGAATATGGGGGTTACCCCATCCAATTGTGGAGGCGGTTGCTTATCACCACAGACCAACCGAGTTCATTGGTGCCGGTTTCTCGCCAGTTACGGCGGTGCATGTCGCGGACGCGCTTGCGTGGTCTAACAGCGTCGGGAATGCAGAGTATCCGCTTCCGGAGGTGGATCATGCCTACCTCGCCGGCCTTGGAATGGATGGCAGATATGAGGCATGGCGTGCGGCATGTGAGGCTCTCGATTCAAGAGGAGGGGGGTGA
- a CDS encoding response regulator, which produces MEERVLFVDDDPNILEAYQRKLQHALKVHTAQGPHAGLKQLLEKGPFAVVVADMNMPLMNGVEFLEKARELAPETVRMMLTGNADIRVAMDAVNSGNVFRFLTKPCPSQLMGESLIAGIKQYRLVMAEKEVLEGTLNGAVELLVEILSWVRPDAFGRTLQVRSTVKDLAARLKVPNSWEFDMAAVLSQIGYMAIPQEILGKVAGGEQLNVDEQQMLATIPAIGQELLQHIPRLNNVARIVLYQDKQYNGGGFPGDSVAGKDIPLGARVLKVAIDLLKLRASGLDKQEAINEMARREGWYDPHVLQAAVGTATTLEMPESCWRRLQMPFAEVRAGLTLASDILTADGRKLVAAGTELSEALLVRLKKFAELKGLTEPIEIKIRI; this is translated from the coding sequence ATGGAAGAACGTGTTCTGTTTGTGGACGACGACCCAAACATCCTGGAGGCCTACCAACGAAAATTGCAGCATGCACTCAAGGTTCACACAGCTCAGGGCCCTCACGCAGGATTGAAGCAACTTCTGGAAAAGGGACCCTTTGCGGTTGTAGTGGCGGATATGAACATGCCCCTTATGAATGGCGTCGAATTCCTCGAAAAGGCCAGGGAGCTGGCGCCGGAGACGGTACGCATGATGCTCACCGGAAATGCGGACATCCGAGTAGCTATGGACGCCGTCAATAGCGGCAATGTATTCCGCTTCCTGACGAAGCCTTGCCCTTCCCAATTAATGGGCGAATCGCTCATTGCCGGGATAAAACAGTATCGGCTTGTTATGGCAGAGAAGGAAGTTCTGGAGGGTACGTTGAACGGCGCTGTAGAACTCCTGGTAGAGATCCTTTCTTGGGTCCGCCCGGATGCCTTTGGACGCACACTTCAAGTGCGAAGTACGGTGAAGGACCTAGCAGCGAGACTGAAGGTACCCAATTCGTGGGAATTCGATATGGCGGCAGTGTTGTCCCAGATCGGATATATGGCAATTCCGCAGGAGATTCTTGGGAAGGTAGCCGGGGGCGAACAATTAAACGTCGACGAACAGCAGATGCTCGCCACTATTCCTGCCATCGGCCAAGAACTTCTGCAACACATCCCACGCCTCAACAATGTTGCAAGGATTGTGCTCTACCAAGATAAGCAATACAACGGCGGCGGATTCCCAGGGGACAGCGTGGCTGGCAAAGACATACCACTCGGTGCAAGGGTCCTTAAGGTAGCAATCGATCTCCTGAAGTTGCGTGCTTCAGGCCTCGATAAGCAGGAAGCAATCAACGAAATGGCGCGGCGCGAAGGATGGTACGATCCGCACGTACTCCAAGCAGCTGTCGGGACAGCGACTACGCTGGAAATGCCCGAATCTTGCTGGAGAAGACTTCAGATGCCATTTGCAGAAGTCCGGGCAGGGCTAACTCTGGCCTCGGATATATTGACTGCCGATGGCAGAAAACTCGTGGCGGCAGGGACAGAACTTTCCGAGGCGCTACTCGTTCGTCTGAAAAAATTCGCGGAACTTAAGGGATTGACCGAACCTATAGAAATCAAAATTCGTATCTGA
- a CDS encoding response regulator — protein sequence MNTAKESRKRILFVDDEPNILQMLDRLLHQSDVDWIPEFCLGVDEALAVLKTIPFDAVVTDIRMPEKDGFELVAAMHADNSLRRIPVIILTGEGDRTLKRRALDCGATDLLNKPVSREDLIARLRSVLRIKDYEDRLSDQVKLLDGLVKERTRDLERSHREVIWRLAKAGEYRDDQTGNHVARVAWCSCLLAAEIGMKPCDVELLLQTSPLHDIGKIGIPDSILLKPGQLTPDERAVMERHTLIGEDILRQPPRAFAPLKDHDGALLLSLAGGNRLPMIEMACAVARHHHERWDGTGYPDSLARDAIPLEARIVALADVYDALISERPYKKPIPRERALSILKEGSGHHFDPDLVQIFVANVTKIDETYVRLAGPNSYSFSKV from the coding sequence ATGAATACGGCAAAAGAATCTCGAAAAAGAATACTGTTCGTCGATGACGAGCCAAATATTCTTCAGATGCTTGACCGTCTGCTGCACCAGTCAGATGTCGATTGGATACCAGAGTTCTGCCTAGGTGTGGACGAGGCACTGGCAGTGCTCAAGACAATCCCCTTTGACGCCGTGGTCACGGACATACGTATGCCTGAAAAGGATGGGTTTGAGCTAGTCGCTGCAATGCACGCGGACAATAGTCTTCGCCGAATTCCCGTCATTATTCTCACGGGAGAAGGCGACCGTACATTGAAGCGACGAGCACTGGACTGCGGGGCAACGGACTTGCTGAACAAGCCCGTATCTCGGGAGGACTTGATTGCCCGATTACGCAGCGTCTTGCGCATAAAAGACTACGAAGACCGCCTCAGTGACCAGGTTAAGCTGCTGGACGGCCTTGTCAAAGAGCGCACAAGAGATTTGGAGCGGTCCCATCGTGAGGTGATATGGCGTTTGGCGAAGGCCGGCGAGTATCGAGACGACCAGACGGGAAATCATGTTGCACGGGTGGCATGGTGTTCGTGTTTGCTGGCCGCGGAAATTGGCATGAAACCATGCGATGTGGAACTGCTTCTTCAAACAAGCCCTCTGCACGATATCGGCAAAATCGGAATACCCGACAGCATTCTCCTTAAGCCGGGCCAACTCACTCCTGATGAGCGAGCAGTCATGGAGCGTCATACCCTCATTGGTGAGGACATTCTTCGCCAGCCCCCCAGGGCCTTCGCGCCTCTGAAGGACCATGACGGGGCGCTCTTACTCTCTCTGGCGGGCGGCAACCGACTGCCCATGATTGAAATGGCGTGCGCTGTCGCGCGCCACCATCACGAAAGATGGGATGGGACGGGCTACCCGGACAGTTTGGCACGAGACGCCATCCCCCTCGAGGCGCGAATTGTGGCGCTGGCCGATGTGTACGATGCGCTCATTTCTGAACGCCCCTACAAGAAACCCATTCCTCGTGAAAGGGCCTTGTCGATTTTGAAGGAGGGATCTGGACATCACTTTGATCCCGACCTTGTGCAGATCTTTGTCGCTAATGTCACGAAGATCGATGAGACTTATGTCCGACTTGCCGGACCAAACTCTTATTCCTTCTCAAAGGTTTGA